From one Lycium ferocissimum isolate CSIRO_LF1 chromosome 7, AGI_CSIRO_Lferr_CH_V1, whole genome shotgun sequence genomic stretch:
- the LOC132065060 gene encoding squalene synthase codes for MGSLRAILKNPDDLYPLIKLKLAARHAEKQIPPEPHWGFCYSMLHKVSRSFALVIQQLPVQLRDAVCIFYLVLRALDTVEDDTSIPTDVKVPILISFHQHVYDREWHFSCGTKEYKVLMDQFRHVSTAFLELGKHYQQAIEDITMKMGAGMAKFICKEVETTDDYDEYCHYVAGLVGLGLSKLFHASGKEDLASDSLSNSMGLFLQKTNIIRDYLEDINEVPKCRMFWPREIWSKYVNKLEDLKYEENSDKAVQCLNDMVTNSLSHVEDCLTYMYNLRDPAIFRFCAIPQVMAIGTLAMCYDNIEVFRGVVKMRRGLTAKVIDRTRTMADVYGAFFDFSCMLKSKVNNNDPNATKTLKRLEAILKTCRDSGTLNKRKSYVIKSESNYSPVLIVVIFIILAIILAQLSGNRS; via the exons ATGGGGAGTTTGAGAGCGATTTTGAAGAATCCAGATGATTTGTATCCATTGATAAAATTGAAACTAGCGGCTAGACACGCCGAAAAGCAGATCCCACCAGAGCCACATTGGGGCTTCTGTTACTCAATGCTTCATAAGGTTTCTCGTAGCTTTGCTCTCGTCATTCAACAACTTCCTGTCCAACTTCGTGACGCT GTATGCATCTTCTATTTGGTCCTTCGAGCACTTGACACTGTTG AGGATGATACCAGCATTCCCACTGATGTTAAAGTACCTATTCTGATCTCTTTTCATCAGCATGTTTATGATCGTGAATGGCATTTTTCTT GTGGTACAAAGGAGTACAAGGTTCTCATGGACCAGTTCCGTCATGTTTCAACTGCTTTTCTGGAGCTTGGGAAACA TTATCAACAGGCAATTGAGGATATTACCATGAAGATGGGTGCAGGAATGGCAAAATTTATATGCAAGGAG GTGGAAACAACCGATGATTATGACGAATATTGTCACTATGTAGCTGGGCTTGTTGGGTTGGGATTGTCAAAACTGTTCCATGCCTCTGGGAAAGAAGATTTGGCTTCAGATTCTCTCTCCAACTCCATGGGTTTATTTCTGCAG AAAACAAACATCATCAGAGATTATTTGGAAGACATAAATGAAGTGCCCAAGTGCCGTATGTTCTGGCCCCGTGAGATTTGGAGTAAATATGTTAACAAGCTTGAG GACTTAAAGTACGAGGAGAACTCGGACAAGGCAGTCCAATGTCTCAATGACATGGTCACCAATTCTTTGTCACATGTAGAAGATTGCTTGACTTACATGTACAATTTGCGTGATCCTGCCATCTTTCGATTCTGTGCTATTCCTCAG GTCATGGCAATTGGGACATTAGCTATGTGCTACGACAATATCGAAGTCTTCAGAGGAGTGGTAAAAATGAGGCGTG GTCTGACTGCTAAGGTCATTGACCGGACCAGGACTATGGCAGATGTATATGGTGctttttttgacttttcttGTATGCTGAAATCCAAG GTTAATAATAATGATCCAAATGCAACAAAAACTTTGAAGAGGCTTGAAGCGATCCTGAAAACTTGCAGAGATTCGGGAACCTTGAACAAAAG GAAATCTTACGTAATCAAGAGCGAGTCTAATTACAGTCCAGTTCTG ATTGTTGTCATTTTCATCATACTGGCTATTATTCTTGCACAGCTATCTGGAAATCGATCTTAG
- the LOC132065061 gene encoding SH3 domain-containing protein 2, whose amino-acid sequence MDAIRKQATRLREQVARQQQAVLKQFGAGGYGSDLATDEAELQQHHKLEKLYISTRAAKHFQRDIVRGVEGYIVTGSKQIEIGTKLSEDSRKYGAENTCTSGTTLSKAALGFSRARAQMEKERGNLLKALGTQVAEPLRAMVMGAPLEDARHLAQRYDRMRQEAESQAVEVSRRQAKLREGTGHPDMAYKLEAAEAKLQDLKSNMNTLGKEASAAMAAVEAQQQRLTLQRLISMVESERSYHQRILQILDQLEAEMLSERQRIEAAPAPAPSMDTMPPPPSYEEVNGVSTSPVQNGSTDSMGYFLGEVMYPYQAESDVELNLSVGEYIVIRKVSNNGWAEGECKGRAGWFPFGYIERRDRVLASKVAEVF is encoded by the exons ATGGACGCGATCAGAAAACAAGCTACTAGGCTTAGGGAACAAGTCGCTCGTCAACAACAA GCTGTCCTCAAGCAGTTTGGAGCAGGGGGATATGGTTCAGATCTTGCAACTGATGAAGCTGAACTCCAGCAGCATCATAAGCTTGAAAAGCTTTACATATCCACTCGTGCTGCAAAG CATTTTCAAAGGGATATTGTTCGTGGTGTTGAAGGTTATATTGTTACTGGgtctaaacaaattgaaatag GAACTAAGCTGTCAGAAGATAGCAGGAAATATGGCGCtgaaaatacatgtacaagTGGTACAACATTGTCAAAGGCTGCATTAGGTTTTTCACGTGCTCGTGCACAGATGGAGAAGGAGCGAGGAAATCTGTTGAAAGCCCTCGGAACGCAG GTTGCAGAACCATTAAGGGCCATGGTGATGGGAGCTCCATTGGAAGATGCTCGACATCTAGCTCAAAGATATGATAGAATGCGACAAGAGGCAGAATCACAG GCTGTTGAAGTATCCAGACGACAAGCTAAATTGAGAGAAGGAACAGGTCATCCTGACATGGCATATAAACTGGAGGCAGCTGAGGCAAAGCTACAAGACTTGAAGTCAAACATGAATACATTAGGAAAAGAAGCTTCAGCAGCTATGGCTGCTGTTGAAGCTCAGCAGCAAAGATTGACACTCCAACGATTGATTTCCATG GTTGAATCAGAACGGTCATACCATCAGAGAATCCTTCAGATTCTTGATCAGCTAGAAGCCGAG ATGTTATCAGAGCGCCAGCGTATTGAAGCAGCTCCTGCTCCTGCTCCTAGCATGGATACTATGCCTCCACCTCCCTCATATGAAGAAGTAAATGGTGTCTCTACTTCACCCGTACAAAATGGATCAACTGATAGTATGGGTTACTTTCTCGGAGAA GTCATGTACCCGTATCAAGCTGAATCTGATGTGGAGCTTAATTTGTCTGTTGGAGAATATATCGTTATTCGCAAG GTTTCTAACAATGGTTGGGCTGAAGGTGAATGCAAGGGCAGAGCAGGATGGTTCCCTTTTGGTTACATTGAAAGAAGAGATCGTGTCCTAGCTAGCAAAGTGGCCGAAGTTTTCTGA